The genomic region CACGAAGGTCATCTGTGAGGAGCCGTGCTGGGCCCAGGCCCTCCTTTGGCTGCTTCTGCTAAGGCCTCTCTGGCCATCCTAGAGTAAtcactgagcccctcaggggAAGGAGAGGCTTGTAGGGCAGGTGGGCTCTCTCAGATGGCCCCCTCCCCAAAGGccaaggcagagaggtgggcTATGAGACCCGGGCAGCCCCCTGAGCCCTTCAGGTCTCCTGAGTGTTTACTACGACATTATCTTCTCTGGACACCTGCCCTCAGTCCCTGCCCTGGCCAATCTATCTATCTTCCAAGCCCCTGTCACCCTTCTGAAAATATAGCTAATTATTTTATTCCTGGAACCAAAACATTTTATCCCAAGTCAGTACTTCTCCAACTTTCCTGCTGAAGTACACCAAGGGCAGACAAAAGAAATGACTTCAGTTCCCCCAGGGGACCTCACAGCCCGAAGCTTCTGCCAGCACACCCAAGCGCTCTTTGAaggcttctgttttctgttaaaaatgcATGAGAATTTTACATTCTATTCCATAATAtatctgaatttcttttaatatgAAGATGTTTAAAATTATCCACCTCAAGGAAAATTGGCGCTCCCGAAAGAGATGTTTATGTATCCTCCTTGGAGAAGGACCTGTAGCCTAAAATCCAGATTCCCGACAGGCAGGGCCCCTGACAATTCGGCCCTCTCACACCTTTCTGTCCTCTTCCCAGGGCTCCTGCGCACACTCCCCAGCCACCTGGACTCTCCTCATTTCCCGGATATGCCAGCTTCTTCCTGGCCTCCTTGTTCCTGCTCACACTCTTGCTTCCCATGCtaccccactctgcctgctgacaacccccctccccaaaggCCTCAAGGGGAATCAAACTCCCCCTTCACATTAAACCCCTTTGACTGTTCCTGCCCAATGGGCTCCTGCAATTCAACGTGAGAGATCGATCCGAGGCCTGAAAACAGCCTGTGCTTTGCAACCAGAAGACCAAGGTTCGAATcctactgatgagggagcaggaggctggctgaggacaaagcaaaagctggcgccttgcaccccccccttcatccgctcccctccatatgtgtagcattcctcaggcatccctgactgccataaaatgataaatagttaacttgctgagatcgcaatcctgcaagacaggagtctcccttggtttgcaaatttccttgagattacaacaaagaagttaccttatcaatagcccaatttccaaagacacagaactcagttcctcaagcctaatgttaccctcccctccataaaactgtgtcctgtgtatataaccaaccactcctcacaacccggggcagcagctcttcctgcccacgggtcctgtccccgtgctttaataaaccaccattttgcaccaacgacgtcttaagaattctttctttagtcgtcggctccgaacctcctcaccccaccgaacctgacttaggttctgggacttcatcactacCTCCAGCTCTTGACACTGGACAAACCACCTAATTCCTCTTCCATCTCATTTGTAAAAGGGGGAATACTCACAGTTCTCTCACAAGGCTGTTACAGGAATTAAATCCTGTTCAAACCACAATGTAGGACCCAGCacatgctccccacccctcctctcaaCCTCTTTAGCGTGCACCACTTGCAAGAAGACTATACGTTTACGTATTCTTTTAAGTAATGGTTTCTTTCCGCCAAATAGATCAATGGCTCCCAATGTCCCAAAGAAGCTTCTTGAAGTAACCGCTGATCTCATGGCTTGAAAGAATTTGGTTATGAAACCAAACACGTTTATGGTTTGTCTAAGTTCTCTATCCCATTAAGCTTTTTTGAACACGGAAAGCGGCCCCAGCCTTTCCTCTCCAGCCCAACTTTGGGGACCGAGACTTGGGAGCCACCCACGGAGACCATAAACACCTTGAGACTAGGGCTCGGTCTTCATACTTCTCACCGCACCGTTCGTACTCAGCACCTCGCGCTTAGAACACACCTAGTAACTGCTTGTGGCATAAACAAGAAGTTTCACACAGAtgacagggggtggggaagcccTCTCCAAATTAGCCTTTTGGTGTGCAGAAAGGGGTCATTGTTatgggaggcagagctggaggcaagcccttctccccccacccgcccGGAGCAGCACCCCAATTACACCAGCTGGCCTCCAACTTCAGTGTGTGAGCCGATTAAAAAGCGCCCTCTCTTCAGTTGTCTGGAAACCCCTGCAAGGAAAGTTTGCTGCCCAAAGTTGGCTTTTGACTAGAGTCTTAATAAGAGGCCTCAGCAGGCTATGGCTAGAGAGACAATGTCACTTAGAGGAGCAGCTTGAAGCGGCAGTTAGGAgaagaattattttaatgaatacatttCCTTTCAATTGTATGGGAATATCAAGATCCCATTAGAATAGGGAAGCAATTAGAACTAATAAAGATGAATGCACAGTGCTCCGTGCGTGCGGAATAACAAGCAGCCAACAAAGGGACTCCCGAGAGCGTGCTCTAATCCAAATGAACCGGCGGCCCGCGGAGGGGAAGCGGCTCTGTTCAGCGGCTCAAAGCCCGTGGGTCCCGCGCATTCTGATCACGGCCAGCGAATGGCGTGAGTTGGGCCTACGGGGTGGGGGTTGAGGCCCCCCGCCTGGGTCCTGGCCTGGCCCCTCGGGGATAGAGATGGGCCGTTGGCAGCCCCTTGGCGACAGCCATTCAGCCCCGGGCCCTGGCTCCCAGCCAGCCTCACGCCTGCCCCTCGCACTGGGTCTCATTGTGTCCAGGTGGCAAATGCCTTCTCGCCAATTCTCCTTCGAGGTTTAGAGAGGGGGTGGGacgctgggggagggagaagggggccctgtgtgctctccccacccctccgcctctcccctctcccctcccgccCGGGCCaggctctgctcctcctctgcgATGGGTGTTAGGTTACAGATACTGGTGGGTCACAGGCAGCCCAACACAGAAGCACTGTTGCTTACACAATTGCTGTTCAAACAGTAACAAACAATTTTCATTACCCAAGTCAGATCGAATCATCCGCCCAGCCATCCCGCCTCCATCCCAGCCGCTCCTCCAGGACCCCCGGCTTCACGCTCTGCCCATTCCGCTGTCACTGAACTGAgctcccttttttcctccctggcCCAGGAATACGCGACAAAGCTCTTCCTCCGATCCTTCCTTTGAGCCGGATCAGCTTGCACGGCTGTCAGAACTGTCGGGAGCAATAGTGAAGACACAAGCACCTGTGCCGACCGGGCTCCAGCAAATCTGGGGTGACGTGTTACTCAGCATCTCTGTGAAGAAGGCACTCAAGAGTTTGGAGGACTCTCTTGCCAAGTTTAGAAGGAATCCAACAAGATAACCTTGGCTCCCCACCAAAGCGTTCACTGGCCTTAGAAGGAGTGTCAGGACttgacatttctttatttaatcttttctgGCCAGACGGTTTTTTCAACCAGGAATGTGTAAACTCGTTCCAAAATGTCTGCATGAGAGACGAGTCACACTCATTACTGAGATTTTTCTACCActtatcccttaaaaaaaaaaaaaagtctgtaacattttatatttcttaatgatAGAGCACTTTAAAAGTATGTTTACATTTATAATCTTACTTAACCTCAAAATAATTCTGTGGCGACAGGCAAAGCAAGGGTTGGCAGgcctacagatgaggaaacggtaGCCCAAAGAGGTTAAATGTCCTGCGCAAGGTCACAAAATGAGTGGGTGAGGAGGGGCACCAGACCTCAGGACTTTTGACCTAGTTCAGGGCTTTGTTCTAAGACACACCTTTTCTACACCCACAGAGTGCTGGACATTTCCAGGATAATTCATCCTGCCATTCTGCTTTTCCAGTGTACTCCCTTATCCCTTTCTGCATACTAAACAATGCTAAGCACTGTGGACTTTCAAAGACTATTCTAGGCTACAACAGATCATCCCTCAGGAAGGTTTCAAGGCAAGAGTCATCAAAGTATTTGTTttgctgctcccctcccccaaacaaagAGGTATGCATTGCCTCCCTTTTAATAGCTTACGTAAGGATTGTTTACAAAGTCTGCCAGTCCTGATAAGGTAGGCACAACCAAAACTAAAAATGATTGTCTAGGTCCCTTCCAGTAGAACATTGTAGCATCTAGGGATTGGCAAATGGTAAAAACAAAgtcactcaaatatttttttttcataattttgggGTACAATTTATATATTGTGAGATGCAGAGCTATGAAGGGTATAGTTAGACAAGTTTTGACAAATATCTACCCCCAAAacaagacacagaacatttccatcgcTCCCAGAAAGTTCCTGCATACCCCTTTCCAGTCAAGCCCACTCTAAACCTCCACTATTCTCATTTCTATCACCATAGGTTAACCTGTCTTGCACATCCAGTTACATGGAGTGCTATTGTcatatctttcttctttcactcaacataatggcTGCTGGACTCTTCCATGTTGTATcagtagttccttttttttttttttttgatgtgtagTATTACATTATTCACTCATTTTCTAAAATCCAGTCATATTACTGCAAATTTTTCCCTTGTTCAGTGTTATCTCCTTGTGCTCCTTCCCAGGCGTCTATCTCCTGCCTATCTTCTTGGCAATGCTTAAATGGAGGGAAATATGTAAATGAGCTCTTTTTATCTCTAGCACGGTCCTTCTAGGTAGGAGTGGTTCTCTCTACCTTCAGGAGAAACAGATCACCAGGCAGTCCAGCACGAGTACGTGAAGACAGTCATGAGTACGGTTTTGGGAATAGAGACCAAAGTTCTCATCTCTGGTCCAACTCTTAACAGCTGATTGGTTTGAGACAGGTGATTTCTGTGActcttttcccatttataaaataagggtAATAATACCTTCTTAATAGGGATTTGTGAGGATGAAATTATATTGTACGCACAATGTTTGGCACAATGAAAACTAGTAACAGTCTCAAGCTGGACTATAATAAACACCCTTCTTCATTCACAcactttgagttttttttaagtcagatacTATAAGTGGGTATacattttcagaagtttttaaaGTGAAGAGCTCATGATTACATCTAGAAAAATATGACTGTcagatatttacttaaaataaatgttatttcctgtggggggaaaaaagcctttCGTCATTTATTCAGTGACAATTATATACTGAGTGCTGAATCTGAGGCGTTCTTCAAGAGTTAAAGACATAGCCTTAGCTTTTAGGATGTTTAGTTTTGGAAGGTAATGAGATAagcacaaaaataattataatacgaAGCAGAGTAtggtcaataataataatttaaaactattaatatagtggttaagagcatggtcTTTTGAGTCATCCTATATGGTTCAAATCTCAGTCATGTGATGTTGAGGAAGTTACTTAACGTCTTTCTGTATTACTtcacttataaaatggggataataataccacTTATCTAGCAGGGCTGTTGTGACTagatgagttaatatatgtaaatacttaGCACAGTatcagcacattaaaaatatgcaataaataatagctaacatttattgaacactccATATGTGCTGAGCACGGCATTAAATACTTTATATGCATTACTTCACATAATTTCCATAATGTTACTgctattatacccattttactgataaggTAACTGAGAGGCAGGGTAACTTGCCCATGATTACATAGCTAGCAAATAGCAAATGCCATGGGAAAGAcagatctataaaatggggatgataacaaTACCtctatgaaaattaaacaaattaatatcTGAAAAGTGGTTAGAACAGAGCCTAGTACATAATAAGGTCTATATAAGTGgatgttaaataaatgtaaattgctATGGTAATTCAGCGATAGCAGTAAGTAACTTCCATGCGGGGAGATTAAGGCAGGCTTTGGATtggtgacatttaagctgagccccaaataaaagagacagagagagaaaggaagggaaggagggagagcgaAGGGTGGAAGGGAAAGTGAGGAGATAGAGGGAAGAGCTGGGGAtatgcaaaaacagaaaaagtgatGGGAGTAGTTAATTTTGATTAGGTCAAAGAGTCTCCCCTATCCTTCCATCAGTCAATATTTCTGTCAGCCGTATTTTCCTTTCACCCCTATAGAATCTGCTATCCTCGCTCCCTCATCCTCAATTTTATAATACTTATGGGGAGCCTGTAGGTGCCAGGCACCGTTCTAAGAGCTGGGGATGCAGCAATGCACAAGAGAAGCCGAGTCTCAGTTCCTATTCTGCACTACAATAAGGCTCCAAACTGGATTCCCAGCTTTTGGTCGTCCCTACTTCCAATCCATCCTCCACGCTGCCACGAGAAAGATTGTGAAGATAGAGATCTGCTCCAGGCACTCCCTGGCTTAAACTCCCAGTAGTAGTTTCCCATCGTGTTTAGAATAAATTTCAAACTCCCTAGTATCCTGTGCAAAGTTCTTCACTGACTGGCCCTCAAAGAGCTGCCTCCCAGCCTTCGCCACCCTGCACTCTCCACTTGAGCCAGTAAAATCACTCAAAATCAATCCTAGATACACACTTAAAATAAGCACTTGCTGAAAAGACGTGGCTAGAACGCCATCCCTATTTCAACCTTGTCCACGTTAACATTTCCCATCCCGCAAGCCTTGGATGAGAAATCCAGGGCTGGCCCCCTTCAGCTCTGGAGCCTGAAACGCAACGCTGGGAgcacaccccccacctcccctgcacgTAAACCCAAACCCAGAGGGAGCCGGAAGGGGCGGGGCTTCGCTCGGTCCCCGGGCCACCATCTTGGCTGAGCTGGCCGGAAGTGGTCCGGCGAACCGGCGCGCGGGCGCACACTGAGGCTGCGCCGGGGCGGCGCGCAGGTCTTCAGCGCCGGCGGCGTTGCGGCAACGGTCTCGAGCCCTCCGCAGTGCAGTCCAGCATCCCGAAAGCCCCTTCAGACTTCTCTCCTAGTCCTCCTCCCGCTGCCCCAGGCTCTGTCCCGCCCCTCCGCCGGGGTTTGCGCAGCGGCTTGCACGCCCCTTGGCCCTTGTACGTGCTCTGCACCTGCCTGCCTGAAACATGTTGCAGAAACCCGAGAGCGGGGCTCTCCCCAGCCCTCAGGCCGAGGGGGAGAAGGATGGCAGCCGTGACGGTGAGACCCAGACCCTGACCGCCTCTCAGAAAGAGGTCCCGAGCCCCTTCCTGCAGGAGAGCCCCAATGAGGATCTTGGCGcccggagggaggagggggctacGGCGTCCTCCCTCACCCCAAAAGGCGCGAGGACCTTGGCAGCCAAAGCCTTGGCCCGGCGCAGGGCCTACCGCCGTCTGGATCGGACGGTGGCCGAGCTGGTGCAGTTCCTGCTGGTGAAGGACAAGAAGAAGAGTCCCATCACTCGCTCCGAGATGGTGAAATATGTAATCGGAGACTTGAAGGATCTGTTTCCTGAGATCATCGCAAGGGCCGCAGAGCATCTGCGGTATGTCTTTGGTTTCGAGCTGAAACAGTTTGGCCGCAAGCACCACACTTACATCCTGGTCAACAAACACAAAtctctggaggaggaggaggaggaggtgcaGGAGGAGGATCTGGGAGGAGATGGCCCCAGATTGGGTCTCTTAATAATGATCTTGGGCCTTATCTACATGAAAGGTAATAGTGCCAGGGAGACACAGGTCTGGGAAATGCTACGTCGGTTGGGAGTGCGTCCCTCAAAGTACCATTTCCTCTTCGGGTACCCAAAGAGACTTATTATGGAAGATTTTGTGCAGCAGCGATACCTCAATTACAGGCAGGTGCCTCACACCAATCCCCCGGAATGCGAATTCTCTTGGGGTCCCCGGAGCAACCTGGAAATCAGCAAGATGAAAGTTCTGGGGTTCGTGGCCAAGCTCCATAAGAAAGAACCCCAGCACTGGCCAGTGCAGTACCGTGAGGCCCTGGCAGACGAGGCGGACAGGGCCAGAGCCAAGGCCAGAGCGGAGGCCAGTATGAGAGctagggccagggccagggccagggccactGATAGGGCTGGTATATACCCCTGGTGAGGACTTGTGGAACAGTGGGCAGCCAGGTCTTCCTGGTTATGAAAAAGCTACTGTCTGAGTCATAAGTAGTATCGCTGGGGGTAGGTCGCTAATTAGAAGTTGTATTTGTGTAACTAAAGGTTTTGTATCTTGCTatgttttgttaacattttac from Mustela erminea isolate mMusErm1 chromosome 1, mMusErm1.Pri, whole genome shotgun sequence harbors:
- the MAGEF1 gene encoding melanoma-associated antigen F1; this encodes MLQKPESGALPSPQAEGEKDGSRDGETQTLTASQKEVPSPFLQESPNEDLGARREEGATASSLTPKGARTLAAKALARRRAYRRLDRTVAELVQFLLVKDKKKSPITRSEMVKYVIGDLKDLFPEIIARAAEHLRYVFGFELKQFGRKHHTYILVNKHKSLEEEEEEVQEEDLGGDGPRLGLLIMILGLIYMKGNSARETQVWEMLRRLGVRPSKYHFLFGYPKRLIMEDFVQQRYLNYRQVPHTNPPECEFSWGPRSNLEISKMKVLGFVAKLHKKEPQHWPVQYREALADEADRARAKARAEASMRARARARARATDRAGIYPW